Proteins from a single region of Chryseobacterium sp. W4I1:
- a CDS encoding DUF3347 domain-containing protein, translating into MKKYIITAALSLFSIISLSAQSKKDAQVSKLYQNYISIKSALASDDADKTSKAAAEFIKTASTVDYKMVSEGNLNILRKDATVISDARNIDSQRETFSNLSENMIALTKEFKLSEKPVYLQYCPMADASWLSDDKQIANPYYGKSMLSCGSVKSEIN; encoded by the coding sequence ATGAAAAAGTATATCATTACAGCAGCATTATCTTTATTCTCAATTATTTCACTTTCTGCCCAGTCTAAAAAAGATGCCCAGGTTTCAAAACTGTACCAGAACTATATTTCCATTAAATCTGCTTTAGCTTCAGATGATGCAGATAAAACATCAAAGGCAGCAGCAGAATTTATCAAAACAGCCTCAACAGTAGATTATAAAATGGTTTCGGAAGGTAATCTTAATATTCTGAGAAAAGATGCCACCGTTATCTCTGATGCCAGGAATATTGATTCCCAAAGAGAAACCTTTTCCAACCTTTCTGAAAATATGATTGCTTTGACCAAAGAATTTAAGCTTTCTGAAAAACCAGTTTATCTACAGTATTGCCCTATGGCTGACGCAAGCTGGTTAAGTGATGACAAACAGATTGCCAATCCTTATTACGGAAAGTCTATGCTTTCTTGTGGAAGCGTCAAGTCAGAGATCAATTAA
- a CDS encoding multicopper oxidase domain-containing protein, with translation MKKVIIFLVLLFSVFTFAQTTKTYYTCPMHAEVVSSKPGDCPKCKMTLVKKTVVTKPKVTLQPQIKPAPKTVQKATEIKPKINKAKVQTEHNPKEAKRIKTEHKSQAKASKFVAQPASVYTCTMHPEVLSDKPGKCPKCGMELVEKENQKHTVTEESKVENSVFKKNSENGKVTFGGKTVRYDLYVKDTIVNFTGKNRRAIAINGKLQAPTLYFTEGDTAEIYLHNMLKENTGLHWHGVILPNEQDGVPYLTTKPVTPGETHLYKFRVSQNGTYWYHSHEALQEQIGMNGILVFNKRDGEPKPSYTAEIPVLLGDWSDEDPMQIARRLHMANTDWYAVKKNAVQSYWEAIKSGNFGTKALNEWKRMEAMDVSDVYYDKFLINGLPSSDYSHLQAGDKVRLRVANGGSSTYFWLNYGGGKIKVVGNDGNDVVPVEVDRLIVGVSETYDIEVTVPENKSFEFKATSEDRIGHASLWLGSGEKIGAPNLPRLMLFEGMKMMNGMMEMSGNMKPMNMTMGNQMMDMNEVMYPELPESQKKMTAKHMKEMMGIKTEEDDKEKKEDHSQHSEMDMKEEKTIKRLSYNLLKSPEKTIFPAENVRELKFTLEGNMNHYLWTLDNKTVTETDKIMIKKGEILRITMYNNSMMRHPMHLHGHDFRLINSKGEYSPLKNVVDIMPMETNTIEFAANQDGDWFFHCHILYHMMAGMGRIFSYENSKPNPQLPNRKLAWKNFLKDNQMISSMAMLDVASNKIHAETMTMFGPRWANLNEFHSNWDFDHFEGSAKVGRFLGKFQWALPYAGFRIQKNHEIMERQMSEDMGMNFHGKKTWFGQQKASKDRYAFMVGVQYLLPMLVTADASIDQNGKVLLELSREDIPISRRIRGNFSLNSDGEFSTGLRYILQKWVSVSGNYDNEMGWGAGLTFTY, from the coding sequence ATGAAAAAAGTAATCATATTTCTCGTGCTTTTGTTCTCTGTTTTCACTTTCGCACAAACAACGAAAACCTATTATACCTGTCCGATGCATGCCGAAGTAGTGTCTTCCAAACCTGGAGACTGCCCGAAATGCAAAATGACACTGGTGAAGAAAACCGTTGTGACAAAACCGAAAGTTACGCTACAACCACAAATAAAACCTGCACCGAAAACAGTACAGAAAGCAACGGAAATTAAACCCAAGATAAATAAAGCTAAAGTTCAGACTGAACACAATCCCAAAGAAGCTAAAAGAATTAAAACTGAACATAAATCTCAGGCCAAGGCTTCTAAATTTGTAGCTCAACCCGCTTCTGTTTATACCTGTACCATGCATCCTGAAGTACTTTCGGACAAACCGGGAAAATGCCCTAAATGTGGTATGGAACTGGTAGAAAAAGAAAATCAAAAGCATACTGTAACAGAAGAATCAAAAGTTGAAAATTCTGTATTCAAAAAAAATTCTGAAAATGGAAAAGTCACCTTTGGAGGCAAAACGGTAAGATATGATCTCTATGTAAAAGACACCATTGTCAATTTTACAGGAAAAAACCGCAGAGCAATTGCCATTAATGGAAAACTTCAGGCCCCGACTTTATATTTTACAGAAGGGGATACAGCAGAAATTTATCTTCACAATATGCTTAAGGAAAATACCGGGCTGCACTGGCATGGTGTAATTCTTCCCAATGAACAGGATGGCGTTCCGTACCTTACCACAAAGCCTGTAACACCCGGAGAAACACATTTATATAAATTCAGGGTTTCCCAAAACGGAACCTACTGGTACCATTCGCACGAAGCGCTTCAGGAACAGATTGGAATGAATGGTATTTTGGTATTCAATAAAAGAGATGGAGAACCAAAACCATCTTATACAGCAGAAATTCCGGTATTACTTGGCGACTGGAGTGACGAAGATCCGATGCAGATTGCAAGAAGGCTTCACATGGCCAATACAGACTGGTATGCTGTTAAGAAAAATGCAGTACAAAGTTATTGGGAAGCCATCAAATCCGGAAATTTCGGGACAAAAGCTCTGAATGAATGGAAAAGAATGGAAGCCATGGATGTCAGCGATGTTTATTATGACAAATTCCTGATTAACGGTCTTCCAAGTTCAGATTATTCTCATCTGCAAGCTGGAGATAAAGTAAGATTGAGAGTAGCCAACGGCGGTTCATCCACTTATTTTTGGCTGAATTATGGCGGCGGAAAAATAAAAGTAGTGGGAAATGACGGGAATGATGTGGTTCCGGTAGAAGTGGATCGTCTTATCGTCGGGGTTTCTGAAACCTATGATATTGAAGTGACTGTTCCTGAAAATAAAAGCTTTGAGTTTAAAGCTACTTCCGAAGATAGAATAGGACATGCTTCATTGTGGTTAGGTTCCGGTGAGAAAATAGGAGCTCCCAATCTGCCAAGACTAATGCTTTTTGAAGGAATGAAAATGATGAACGGCATGATGGAAATGAGCGGGAATATGAAGCCGATGAATATGACCATGGGCAATCAGATGATGGATATGAATGAAGTAATGTATCCCGAACTTCCTGAAAGTCAGAAAAAAATGACGGCAAAACATATGAAGGAGATGATGGGAATCAAAACGGAAGAAGATGACAAAGAGAAGAAGGAAGATCATTCCCAGCATTCCGAAATGGATATGAAGGAAGAAAAAACAATCAAAAGGCTATCATACAACCTGTTAAAGTCTCCTGAAAAGACCATTTTTCCCGCTGAAAATGTCAGAGAACTGAAGTTTACGCTTGAAGGAAACATGAATCATTACCTGTGGACTCTTGACAATAAAACCGTGACGGAAACAGATAAGATCATGATAAAAAAAGGAGAGATCCTGAGAATTACCATGTATAATAATTCCATGATGCGTCATCCAATGCATCTCCATGGTCACGATTTCAGGCTGATCAATTCAAAAGGAGAATATTCACCGCTGAAAAATGTAGTCGATATCATGCCGATGGAAACCAACACCATTGAATTTGCAGCCAACCAGGATGGTGACTGGTTTTTCCACTGTCATATCCTATACCATATGATGGCGGGAATGGGAAGGATTTTCAGTTATGAAAACTCTAAACCAAATCCACAACTACCCAACAGAAAACTAGCCTGGAAGAACTTCCTGAAAGATAATCAGATGATCAGCTCTATGGCAATGCTGGATGTTGCAAGCAATAAAATACATGCTGAAACCATGACGATGTTTGGACCAAGATGGGCTAATTTAAATGAATTTCATTCCAACTGGGACTTTGATCATTTCGAAGGAAGTGCAAAAGTTGGAAGATTTTTAGGAAAATTCCAATGGGCACTTCCATATGCCGGTTTTAGAATCCAGAAAAATCATGAGATCATGGAAAGGCAGATGTCAGAAGATATGGGTATGAATTTCCATGGTAAAAAGACCTGGTTTGGCCAGCAGAAAGCGTCAAAAGACCGATATGCTTTCATGGTTGGTGTACAGTATCTTTTACCAATGCTGGTCACAGCTGATGCAAGTATAGACCAGAATGGGAAAGTATTGTTGGAATTAAGCAGGGAAGACATTCCCATTTCCAGGAGGATAAGGGGAAATTTCAGTCTCAATTCTGACGGAGAATTTTCAACAGGACTGAGGTATATTTTACAGAAATGGGTATCCGTTTCCGGAAATTATGATAATGAAATGGGCTGGGGCGCAGGACTCACCTTCACTTACTAA